AAGACAACCGGATGAGCAATGCGGCGCGTTAGATTATATTATGGGAAAAGCCCGTCATATTGACTGCGAATATCTGCAAAGCAACAACTTCGCGTTCGGCGGCATTAATACCTCCATTATCATTAAACGCTGGGCGTAACTATGTACCAGTTCCTTCTGGGAAAAATCTCTACCCTCAGCGCTGACCCTCTGGCGTCAGCGCTGGCCGAGCAGGCGCCTCAGGGCGCGCGTCGCACCCCCTGGCTGGCCGGGCGGACGCTGCTCGCCCGGGCATTATCGCCCTCCCCGGTGCCGGAAATCATCTTCGGTGAACAGGGGAAACCCGCCTTCGTCGATGCTCATCCGTACTGGTTTAACCTGAGCCACAGCGGGGATGATATTGCCCTGCTGTTAAGCGATGAGGGTGAAGTGGGCTGCGACATCGAAGTGATCCGCCCGCGGGATAACTGGCAGGCGCTGGCCAACGCCGTCTTCAGCATCGCCGAACATGACGAGCTGGAACGGGAAGCCCCGGAGGCAAAACTGGCGGCCTTCTGGCGCATCTGGACGCGCAAAGAGGCGATCGTCAAACAGCGCGGCGGCAGTGCCTGGCAGATTGTCAGCGTCGACAGCACCTTCAGATCCGCGCTGAGCGTCAGTCACATCCAGCACGGCGAACTCAGCCTCGCCGTCTGTACGCCAACGCCCTTCACCCTCCATAACGGTGCCCTTCAGGTTCTGTAACCCGCTTATTTCAAATTATTCGGAAAGTCTGCCGGCAGCTCGCTGGCAGCACAGTCAATGACAGCATCGTTATTGGCACCGCAGTCGCGCACAAAGGTAATGGTGGCGAACTCATCAATGACCTCGGTTGGGTAGGCCGGGCCCGCCTCGCGATAAGAGACCATCAGCGGAATATGATCGTTCTGGAAGCAGACGGTTTTTTCCGGGTTATTCATCACCCAGCGCGGGAAGAAGATAGTGCCGTGGAACAGCTTGTCGCCGAGGTTCACAATCAGGCTCACATCGGTACCGGTCGGTTCGGTCCACGAAATTTTATAAATACTCTCGCCCACGCGAACG
This Leclercia sp. S52 DNA region includes the following protein-coding sequences:
- the acpT gene encoding 4'-phosphopantetheinyl transferase AcpT; this encodes MYQFLLGKISTLSADPLASALAEQAPQGARRTPWLAGRTLLARALSPSPVPEIIFGEQGKPAFVDAHPYWFNLSHSGDDIALLLSDEGEVGCDIEVIRPRDNWQALANAVFSIAEHDELEREAPEAKLAAFWRIWTRKEAIVKQRGGSAWQIVSVDSTFRSALSVSHIQHGELSLAVCTPTPFTLHNGALQVL
- a CDS encoding phenolic acid decarboxylase; the protein is MSHFDKHDLSGFVGKHLVYTYDNGWNYEIYVKNEQTLDYRIHSGIVANRWVKDQQAYIVRVGESIYKISWTEPTGTDVSLIVNLGDKLFHGTIFFPRWVMNNPEKTVCFQNDHIPLMVSYREAGPAYPTEVIDEFATITFVRDCGANNDAVIDCAASELPADFPNNLK